Proteins encoded by one window of Pseudochaenichthys georgianus chromosome 9, fPseGeo1.2, whole genome shotgun sequence:
- the mthfd2 gene encoding bifunctional methylenetetrahydrofolate dehydrogenase/cyclohydrolase, mitochondrial has protein sequence MAAIRTLRKLCQHSQHQLCKLHTSAPRQEAVVISGRKLARQIREEARVDVDKMVLAGHRRPHLSVVLVGENPASHSYVLNKTRAAADVGISSETILKQSDISEEELLDLIYKLNTDHRVDGLLVQLPLPDHIDERAICNAVSPTKDVDGFHVVNVGRLCLDQSTMLPATPWGVWEIIKRTGIPTIGKNVVVAGRSKNVGMPIAMLLHTDSRHERPGGDATVTISHRHTPKEQLSQHTKIADIIVAAAGIPNLITPDMIKEGAAVIDVGINRVHDPVTGKSRLVGDVDFEGVRKKAGFITPVPGGVGPMTVAMLMKNTIKAAKNVLLFPPERIRMAAAS, from the exons ATGGCAGCGATCAGGACCCTCAGGAAACTGTGCCAACACTCCCAGCACCAACTCTGTAAGCTGCACACGTCCGCCCCGAG ACAGGAGGCGGTGGTCATCTCAGGAAGGAAACTAGCACGGCAGATTCGAGAAGAAGCCCGTGTCGACGTGGACAAAATGGTTTTAGCCGGCCACAGGAGACCTCACCTGAGTGTGGTTCTGGTGGGAGAAAATCCAGCCAGTCACTCCTACGTCCTGAATAAGACACGAGCTGCCGCTGATGTCG GAATCTCAAGTGAGACAATTCTTAAGCAGTCAGACATCAGCGAGGAGGAGTTATTGGACCTGATCTACAAACTAAACACAGAccaccgtgtggacgggctGCTGGTCCAGCTGCCTCTGCCAG ATCACATTGATGAACGGGCCATCTGTAATGCAGTTTCCCCAACCAAGGACGTGGACGGCTTTCACGTAGTGAACGTGGGTCGCTTGTGTTTGGATCAGTCCACCATGCTTCCCGCCACTCCCTGGGGAGTGTGGGAAATTATCAAACGCACAG GTATTCCTACTATTGGGAagaatgttgttgttgctggACGCTCCAAGAATGTGGGCATGCCGATCGCCATGTTGCTGCACACAGACAGCCGCCACGAGAGACCCGGGG GCGATGCCACGGTAACCATTTCCCACCGACATACTCCAAAGGAGCAACTCAGCCAGCACACTAAAATCGCTGATATCATTGTGGCTGCTGCAG GAATTCCAAACCTCATTACCCCGGACATGATCAAAGAGGGAGCGGCAGTGATTGACGTTGGAATCAACAGAGTGCATGACCCGGTCACCGGGAAGAGCAGGCTGGTTGGAGATGTGGATTTCGAAG GCGTGAGGAAGAAGGCGGGATTCATCACCCCAGTTCCCGGAGGAGTGGGCCCTATGACCGTAGCCATGCTCATGAAGAACACTATCAAGGCAGCTAAGAACGTGCTGCTCTTTCCCCCGGAGAGGATCCGCATGGCGGCTGCGTCCTAA
- the arl6ip4 gene encoding ADP-ribosylation factor-like protein 6-interacting protein 4, whose amino-acid sequence MDCSKSPEREGRQKKQEKKKKRKRSHSSSSDSSSSSSSSSRSSKKPSLKTQDVKTEKKKQKRSSSSSSTSSSSSSSSSTSSSEEKTKKKKSKAKRKKEKKKKAKLKKQKKKLKKKEKKLKKKEEKEKKKGEKRKKAEEEKKKAEVVLPSPPAEKLPSFLEVWQSDEGALELGPVMTDEQKARLATKRPLTKEEYDARQSVIRKVVDPETGRTRLVRGEGEIIEEMVTKDRHKEIHKQSTKGDGNAFQKKLGINR is encoded by the exons ATGGATTGCAGCAAATCCCCTGAACGAGAAGGCCGACAGAAGaaacaagagaagaagaagaagcggaAACGCTCTCACTCTTCTTCGTCTGATTCCTCGTCGTCTTCTTCCTCCAGCAGCAGGTCATCAAAGAAACCCTCTCTCAAAACCCAAG atgtgaaaacagaaaaaaagaagcagaaaagaagttcctcttcctcttcaacgtcttcctcttcttcctcgtcATCTTCAACCTCGTCGAGTGAGGAaaagacaaagaagaagaaaagtaaaGCAAAGAgaaagaaggagaagaagaagaaggccaAGCTgaagaagcagaagaagaagttgaagaagaaggagaagaagctgaagaagaaggaggagaaggagaagaagaagggggagaagaggaagaaagcggaggaggagaagaagaaagcGGAGGTGGTGTTGCCCAGTCCTCCAGCGGAGAAGCTTCCATCTTTCCTGGAGGTTTGGCAGAGTGACGAGGGGGCGTTGGAGCTGGGACCAG TGATGACGGATGAGCAGAAAGCCCGGCTGGCCACCAAGAGGCCCCTCACTAAAGAAGAGTACGACGCCCGGCAGAGCGTGATCCGCAAAGTGGTCGATCCAGAAACAGGACGCACCAG ATTGGTGAGAGGAGAAGGGGAGATCATAGAGGAGATGGTCACAAAAGATAGACACAAAGAAATCCACAAG CAATCCACCAAGGGAGATGGGAACGCCTTCCAGAAGAAACTGGGAATCAACAGGTAG